The Meiothermus sp. genome segment CAGCTGGCTATGGGTTAGCTACCTGGTGCAGGCCCCGGTGGGGTTGCTGCTGGCCAAGGCTTACCAGACTCCGCTGGTTGGGGGGTGGGGTGGGTTTACGGTGCTTTTCATGATGCTGTTGCTCTATTTCTCCCGCTACTACTGGGACGAAAAGGTGAAGCTGGAGGAGTCCTTCGACGAGACCATCGAGCTGCTGGTATCCACCATTGATGCCAAAGACCCCTTCACCCGGCTACACTCCGAGCGGGTTGCGGCCATTGCGGCCAGCATTGCGCAGCGGATGGGCTTCGATGAGCAAGACGTAAAGCGCATTACCTACGCGGCGCGCATTCACGATATCGGCAAGGTGGCCATCCCGGACTCGGTTTTGCTCAAGCCCGGCAAACTCAGCGAGGACGAGTTTACACTCATTAAAAGCCATGCAAGCAAGGGATTAGAGGTGCTCCAGCCCATGCGTCAGCGTTTGTCCAAAGACGTACAGGGGGTCATTATGCACCACCACGAGCGCTGGGACGGCAGCGGCTACCCTAGCAAGCTTATAGGAGAGGCCATTCCACTGTGGGCCCGGATTGTTTCGCTGGCCGACGCCTACGAGGCCATGACCGCAGGCCGGGCGTATAGTCCGGCCAAAGCCCCCCAAGAAGCGCTTAACGAGGTTATCATGCATGCAGGGCGGCAGTTCGACCCACAGGTGGTAAAACTCTTCGAGGCGTTGTGGCTCGAAGACCCCATCTGGAAAGACCGGGAGGAGTTTTTACGACGCTATACCTCGCCAGCGCACTTGTCGGGATTATCCTCGCCCTCGCGTTCAGGGCCAGTCTCCGAGACCTTGCCCACCTCGAGCTAAGGGCCGCCTGGGCTTTCATAGCGGCGGCACTGCTGGAAGGCGGGCTGGCCTTTGCTACCTCGCGCGGCCTTGTTGCCCCCGAGGTTGCCGGGCCCGTTGCCAAAACCCTGGTGGTAGGGCTGGTGGGGTATGGGCTGTGGGCCAATACCCACCTGCGCGGGTTGTGGTTTGTGGGGCTGGGCCTCTTTTGCAACGCACTGGTGATTTTTGCCAACAAGGGTCACATGCCGGTGAGCGCCGAGGCGCTATACAAGGTGGGCATGGAGGCCTATATTCCTAAACTCCAGCAGCAGTACGACGCCGTTCACACCCTTCTGAGCGAGTCTTCCAGGCTTTGGTTCCTAGCCGATGTGATTCCGGTGCGTATTCTGGGTTATACCAACGTGATTAGCCTGGGAGATGTGTACTTGATGGTAGGAATTGCCCTCACCATTCTGGAT includes the following:
- a CDS encoding HD-GYP domain-containing protein, which produces MKVRLALPPPRVLLFLLGLLLAFGGLVFLLSRLAGTTSAVSILDLAFWSGLVWLARRVAVRLPFNASMSHAFVVDIALVTFFPPWLAPVLVFTLSFNKNFGRPGYPWYKDLFNRTQSGLATGLAAGAWWLVQQTDLSPELRPITGVLAASVVYFLINVSTVTYVIHLASGASLRKIWFENYSWLWVSYLVQAPVGLLLAKAYQTPLVGGWGGFTVLFMMLLLYFSRYYWDEKVKLEESFDETIELLVSTIDAKDPFTRLHSERVAAIAASIAQRMGFDEQDVKRITYAARIHDIGKVAIPDSVLLKPGKLSEDEFTLIKSHASKGLEVLQPMRQRLSKDVQGVIMHHHERWDGSGYPSKLIGEAIPLWARIVSLADAYEAMTAGRAYSPAKAPQEALNEVIMHAGRQFDPQVVKLFEALWLEDPIWKDREEFLRRYTSPAHLSGLSSPSRSGPVSETLPTSS
- a CDS encoding DUF5317 domain-containing protein, with translation MAFATSRGLVAPEVAGPVAKTLVVGLVGYGLWANTHLRGLWFVGLGLFCNALVIFANKGHMPVSAEALYKVGMEAYIPKLQQQYDAVHTLLSESSRLWFLADVIPVRILGYTNVISLGDVYLMVGIALTILDGALEAKRKAQEPLEIDLRF